The Euphorbia lathyris chromosome 3, ddEupLath1.1, whole genome shotgun sequence genome contains a region encoding:
- the LOC136221897 gene encoding protein FANTASTIC FOUR 1 — protein MAACKSLHHIFEKPLPESPSLLPWNSLKSIEQSSFTELFGELHFKDNSSSSSSSSGSSSSFIDLISSENESETKKILPPSPSPDSIFTKQYNASKNSINGGGEVFSPIKNCESLQLCTEGLGFESFDDVEDMKNEDWQQQQDENISVNKRNTIIPEKKLRSGGGGGGGGGGFPPPISCIGKSGKPWVSFKSYRHDGRFVLKQVKMPSQEFLHAHREDGRLKLHFVQPSEEILEDEEEEDEEEDEDGEDEENCIEEHEQEENEETK, from the coding sequence ATGGCTGCCTGTAAAAGCCTCCACCATATCTTCGAAAAACCATTACCAGAATCTCCTTCTCTCCTTCCATGGAACTCTCTTAAATCCATTGAACAATCCTCCTTCACTGAATTATTCGGCGAGCTCCATTTCAAAGAcaattcctcttcttcttcgtcttcctctggttcttcttcctctttcatAGATTTAATCTCATCGGAAAACGAATCAGAGACCAAAAAGATCCTCCCTCCGTCGCCGTCGCCGGATTCTATTTTCACGAAGCAATACAACGCCTCTAAGAATAGTATCAATGGCGGCGGTGAGGTTTTTTCCCCAATTAAGAACTGTGAAAGTCTGCAACTTTGCACAGAAGGATTAGGGTTTGAAAGCTTTGATGATGTTGAAGACATGAAAAACGAAGATTGGCAACAACAGCAAGATGAGAATATAAGCGTCAATAAAAGGAATACTATCATTCCGGAGAAGAAATTGAGGTCAGGCGGcggtggtggtggtggaggaggaggttTTCCGCCGCCGATTTCGTGTATAGGAAAGAGTGGAAAACCTTGGGTTTCGTTCAAATCTTACCGGCATGATGGGAGGTTTGTTTTGAAGCAAGTAAAGATGCCAAGTCAAGAGTTTTTACATGCACATAGAGAAGATGGAAGGTTGAAACTGCACTTTGTTCAACCCAGTGAAGAAATtctggaagatgaagaagaagaagatgaggaagaagatgaagatggagaagatgaagaaaacTGTATAGAAGAACATGAgcaagaagaaaatgaagaaacaaagtag